From Equus przewalskii isolate Varuska chromosome 7, EquPr2, whole genome shotgun sequence, one genomic window encodes:
- the LOC103545702 gene encoding tubulin alpha-8 chain-like has translation MVDNEAIYDICQCNLDIERPMYTNFHCLIRHIVSSITASLRFDGALNVDLMEFQTNLVPYLRIHYPLATCTLVISAEKAYHEQLSVAEITNACFEPANQMVKCDPRHGKYMACCMLYRGDVVPKDVKAAIATIKTKRTIQFVDWCPTGFKVGINYQPPTVVPGGDLAKV, from the exons ATGGTGGACAATGAAGCCATCTACGACATATGTCAGTGCAACCTGGATATCGAGCGGCCCATGTACACCAACTTCCATTGTCTGATCAGACACATTGTGTCCTCCATCACGGCCTCCCTGCGGTTCGATGGGGCCCTGAACGTGGACTTGATGGAATTCCAGACCAACCTGGTCCCCTACCTCCGCATCCACTACCCCCTGGCCACCTGCACCCTGGTCATCTCAGCCGAGAAGGCCTACCATGAGCAGCTGTCCGTGGCCGAGATCACCAATGCCTGCTTCGAGCCTGCCAACCAGATGGTCAAGTGTGACCCTCGCCATGGCAAGTACATGGCCTGCTGCATGTTATACAGGGGGGACGTGGTCCCGAAAGACGTCAAAGCGGCCATTGCCACCATCAAGACCAAGCGCACCATCCAGTTTGTGGATTGGTGCCCGACTGGATTTAAG GTGGGCATCAACTACCAGCCCCCCACGGTTGTCCCCGGGGGAGACCTGGCCAAGGTATAG
- the LOC139084721 gene encoding mitotic-spindle organizing protein 2B-like isoform X3 produces MAAPGAGPGPGASPGLEATLQKLALRRKKVLSAEEMELYELAQAAGGAMDPDVFKILLDLLKLNVAPLAVFQMLKSMCAGQRLPSESQAPAAVSLPTSSAPETRENGETEDPESTEGECLSWGGCGVTEEKLHSAECSLLNC; encoded by the exons ATGGCGGCTCCGGGCGCCGGACCGGGGCCGGGAGCGTCCCCGGGGCTGGAGGCGACCCTGCAGAAGCTCGCGCTGCGGCGGAAGAAGGTGCTGAGCGCCGAGGAGATGGAGCTGTACGAGCTGGCGCAGGCGGCGGGCGGCGCCATGGACCCCGATGTGTTCAA GATCCTGCTGGACCTGCTGAAGCTGAACGTGGCGCCCCTCGCCGTCTTCCAGATGCTCAAGTCCATGTGCGCCGGGCAGAGGCTGCCGAGCGAGTCCCAGGCCCCCGCGGCCGTGTCACTGCCCACATCAAGTGCGCCTGAGACGAGAG aaaatggagaaacagaagaCCCTGAAAGCACAGAGGGGGAATGCTTGTCCTGGGGAGGATGTGGGGTCACTGAGGAAAAATTACATTCAGCTGAGTGTTCTCTGTTGAACTGTTAA
- the LOC139084721 gene encoding mitotic-spindle organizing protein 2B-like isoform X2, whose product MAAPGAGPGPGASPGLEATLQKLALRRKKVLSAEEMELYELAQAAGGAMDPDVFKILLDLLKLNVAPLAVFQMLKSMCAGQRLPSESQAPAAVSLPTSSAPETREASSLSAKNCSPPARPSFSWVPPPAASAVLLHGPTAPHSPLSPGPPGSLRFSCCPFSPFTENGETEDPESTEGECLSWGGCGVTEEKLHSAECSLLNC is encoded by the exons ATGGCGGCTCCGGGCGCCGGACCGGGGCCGGGAGCGTCCCCGGGGCTGGAGGCGACCCTGCAGAAGCTCGCGCTGCGGCGGAAGAAGGTGCTGAGCGCCGAGGAGATGGAGCTGTACGAGCTGGCGCAGGCGGCGGGCGGCGCCATGGACCCCGATGTGTTCAA GATCCTGCTGGACCTGCTGAAGCTGAACGTGGCGCCCCTCGCCGTCTTCCAGATGCTCAAGTCCATGTGCGCCGGGCAGAGGCTGCCGAGCGAGTCCCAGGCCCCCGCGGCCGTGTCACTGCCCACATCAAGTGCGCCTGAGACGAGAG aggcctcctctctctctgccaagaACTGTAGCCCCCCTGCAAGGCCCTCCTTTTCCTGGGTCCCACCACCTGCGGCCTCTGCGGTTCTGCTCCACGGCCCCACTGCCCCGCACTCGCCTCTCTCTCCCGGGCCCCCGGGGTCCCTCCGGTTCTCTTGCTGCCCGTTCTCTCCTTTTACAG aaaatggagaaacagaagaCCCTGAAAGCACAGAGGGGGAATGCTTGTCCTGGGGAGGATGTGGGGTCACTGAGGAAAAATTACATTCAGCTGAGTGTTCTCTGTTGAACTGTTAA
- the LOC139084721 gene encoding mitotic-spindle organizing protein 2B-like isoform X1, with protein sequence MAAPGAGPGPGASPGLEATLQKLALRRKKVLSAEEMELYELAQAAGGAMDPDVFKILLDLLKLNVAPLAVFQMLKSMCAGQRLPSESQAPAAVSLPTSSAPETREASSLSAKNCSPPARPSFSWVPPPAASAVLLHGPTAPHSPLSPGPPGSLRFSCCPFSPFTGCVYWFISGGCALVSMETAVAPRKPEQLQAARAGPCGPSLPSA encoded by the exons ATGGCGGCTCCGGGCGCCGGACCGGGGCCGGGAGCGTCCCCGGGGCTGGAGGCGACCCTGCAGAAGCTCGCGCTGCGGCGGAAGAAGGTGCTGAGCGCCGAGGAGATGGAGCTGTACGAGCTGGCGCAGGCGGCGGGCGGCGCCATGGACCCCGATGTGTTCAA GATCCTGCTGGACCTGCTGAAGCTGAACGTGGCGCCCCTCGCCGTCTTCCAGATGCTCAAGTCCATGTGCGCCGGGCAGAGGCTGCCGAGCGAGTCCCAGGCCCCCGCGGCCGTGTCACTGCCCACATCAAGTGCGCCTGAGACGAGAG aggcctcctctctctctgccaagaACTGTAGCCCCCCTGCAAGGCCCTCCTTTTCCTGGGTCCCACCACCTGCGGCCTCTGCGGTTCTGCTCCACGGCCCCACTGCCCCGCACTCGCCTCTCTCTCCCGGGCCCCCGGGGTCCCTCCGGTTCTCTTGCTGCCCGTTCTCTCCTTTTACAGGTTGCGTTTATTGGTTTATCTCTGGGGGTTGTGCTCTTGTTTCCATGGAAACTGCCGTGGCCCCCAGAAAGCCTGAGCAGCTTCAAGCTGCAAGGGCAGGACCCTGCGGGCCATCCCTGCCATCAGCTTAG